Within Micromonospora parathelypteridis, the genomic segment GGAGGCGATGCTGGGTCGCTCGATCCCGGTGGTGCTCCCCGACGAGCTGCGCCGCACCGCGCTCGACGTGGTGGGCACCGGCGGTGACCTCGCCCACACGGTCAACATCTCCACGATGACCGCGCTGGTGGTCGCCGGCACGGGCGTCCGCGTCGTCAAGCACGGCAATCGGGCCGCGTCCTCGCTGTGCGGCACCGCCGACCTGCTGGAGTTCCTCGGCATCCCCTTGGATCTGGGTCCCGAGCAGGTTGCCCGCTGCGTCGAGGAGGCCGGCATCGGGTTCTGCTTCGCGGCCCGGTTCCACCCCGGGATGCGGCACGCCGGGCCGGTCCGCCGCGAGGTGGGCGTGCCGACCTTCTTCAACTTCCTCGGCCCGCTGACCAACCCGGCCCGGCCCCGCGCCGGCGCCGTCGGTTGTTTCGACCTGCGGATGGCCCCGGTGATGGCCAGCGTTTTCGCCGCCCGCGGCGACTCGGCCATCGTCATGCGTGGCGAGGACGGGCTGGACGAGTTCAGCACGGCCGCGCCGACCCGGGTCTGGGCGGCCCAGGGCGGCACCGTACGCGAGGTTGTGCTGGACGCGACGGCCCTGGGCGTACCCCGGGCCACCCTCGCGGACCTGCGGGGCGGTGACGCCACGTACAACGCCGGCGTGGCCCGTCGCCTGCTGGCCGGCGAGACGGGCCCGGTCCGGGACGCGGTGCTGGTCAACGCCGCCGCGGCGCTCGCCACCCAGGGCCCGCTCGACGGCGACCTGACCGAGGCGCTACGCGCCGGCCTGGACCGCGCGGCCGAGTCGATCGACTCCGGCGCGGCCGCCGCGACCCTCGACCGCTGGATCGAGACCGCCACCACCGTCTGACCCGCTCGTCCAACCTCTGCCAACGGGCCGGCGGTGGTCGGGGATTTGTCGGACCCGCGTGGAAAACTACAGCCGAGTAGTTCTCCGTGCCCGTTGTGCGCCGCTGTCGCGTCCGGGGCGGGTCCACCTGAGGTGAGAAGGAGACGCCCGTGTCGCACCGCGAGCTCTACTGCGACATCTGCGAGGGCATGGCGCCGTTCGAGACGCCGCCCTGCGTCGACGGCCACGACGCCGATTGCCCCGAGCTGATCTGCACCGGCTGCGGCGCGGCCGTGGTGATCGCCACGTTCGCCTACCCCGTCACCCGACTGGCCGAACGCCGACGCCCCCAGCCCGCCCGCCGCCACGCCGCCTGAGACCCACTCCCGCCCCGCCCGGCACCACTCCGCCCACGGTCCGGGCACATTCAGGCCTCCTCTCGGTCGCGCAGCGTCTCGATCAACTCCATATCGCCGACGTTGCGGTATCCGATCACGCTTTCACCCCCACATCGGCGACCTGGAGTCGATCATTCGACCACCGGCGCGAAAGCACGTGCGGCCGGGGCACGACGAAGGCCCGCTCCCCTGGGGGAACGGGCCTTCGTGGCGTACGGGTCGGTCGCGACCGCGACCGGGTGGATCAGTGCTCGGCGGTGCGCCGGGTGCCGCTGTAGTACTCGAACAGCAGCCCGCAGGCCGAGAAGACGACCGCCAGCAGACCGGCGCCGATCAGCCAGTACTGCCAGAACACCATGCCCATCGCGGCGATCGCGGCGGCCAGCGCCAGACCGAACGGCCAGTAGCTGCCCGGGCTGAAGAAGCCGACCTCGCCAGCGCCATCAGCGATCTCGGCGTCCGCACGGTCCTCCGGACGCAGGTCGATCCGGCGGGAGACGAACCAGAAGAAGCCACCGCACATCGAGCAGAGCAGGAAGGACAGCAGCAGGGCGACGGTCCCCACCCACTCGACGCCGCCCGACGCGCCGTTCGTCCAGGCGCCATAGAGGATCGTGGCGCCGAGAAGGAACGCGGCGATGATCAGGAAGATACGCCACTCGGTCTTCATGCGGCTGCCTCAGCTTCCCGTGCGGGCCGGAGCGTGGTCCGGGTTGAAGTTGTCCTGCGTCCGCCGGGTGTCGAACGGCTGCGTGGTCCCCGCGTACGGCTGCTCGCCGATCTCGGTCAGCGCGTCCTGGGTCGACTTGCCGGCCTGCTTGGCCGCCAGGAACTGGTCGTACTTCTCCGGCGAGACCACCCGCAGCTCGAAGTTCATGAACGCGTGGTAGCTGCCGCACAGTTCGGCGCAGCGCCCGACGTAGGCACCCTCGGCGTCCAGGCTGGAGACCTCGAACACGTTGCGGATCTTGCCCGGCATGACGTCCCGCTTGAACAGCAACTCCGGCACCCAGAACGAGTGGATGACGTCGCGGCTGGTCTCCTCGAACCGGATGGACCGGTTGGTCGGCAGCACCAGCACCGGGATGACCTCGCTGGTGCCGAGCGTCGACGCGGTGGTGCGGGCCTCGGTGCCCTGGCCGTCGCGGTAGTTGAACTGCCAGTTCCACTTGAAGGCGACGACCTCGACCGTGACGTCCGGGTTCTTCGACAGCTTGTCGACGTCCGTCTGGACGATCGCCGTGTAGTAGAAGAGCACGGAGACGATCAGGATCGGCGCGATGGTGTAGAGGAACTCCATCGGCATGTTGTAGCGGGTCTGCACCGGCAACGCGTTGCCACGCTTGCGGTAGCGCACGACGCACCAGAAGATCAGGCCCCACACGAAGACGCCGACGGCGAGAGCCGCGATGCAGGAGGCGATCCACAGGTCGTACATCCGCTTGGACTCCGGCGAGATGCCGCCCTGCGGCCAGCCGAAGCCGTGGAACGTCTGACCGACGTCACAGCCGGTGAGCAGAACCAGCAGCGCCACACCACCGAGACCGAGCCCGGCCAACCGACCAGCACCACGCCCCCGGCGTCCACCGACCCCTGGGGAAGCGCTGTGCCGTACGGCCGACGGCCGTACCTCCGAACTCCTTGCGACCACCTGGTCCTGCCTCCCTAGCGCGCCGCGGTGCGTCTTTCCTCAGCACCGGCGGCAAAGGCGTCACCGACGGTCGCAGATTACTCGACCATGACGGACTCGACCGTGGTGGGGTCACTGTCCGCCCCCATCGGGGGGATCCTGGGCATACCACCGCGATAACGTTTGGATCTGTGAGCGCGAGGAGTGAGCCGGGGCTGCGAGCCCCGCAGTCGCGAACGAAGGCGGATCTGTGAGCGCATCCCCGGTCTACCTGGACGCGGCGACTGCCGCGCCGATGCATCCGGTCGCACGGCAGGCGCTGTTGGCCGCCTTCGACGACGGCTGGGCCGACCCGGGCAAGCTCTACACCCAGGCCCGCCGGGCGCGGCAACTGCTCGACGCCGCCCGCGAGGCCACCGCGCTGACGCTCGGCGTCCGTGCCGACGAGGTGTCCTTCACCCCCAGCGGTACGACCGCAGCCCACGGCGCGGTGCTCGGAGGCCTGGCGGGGCGGCATCGGGTCGGGTCGACGCTGGTGCACTCGGCGATCGAGCACTCGGCGG encodes:
- the trpD gene encoding anthranilate phosphoribosyltransferase, encoding MGDRTWPHLLNSLLRGEELTTADTAWAMGEIMTGSATAAQIAGFAVALRAKGETPGELAGLVEAMLGRSIPVVLPDELRRTALDVVGTGGDLAHTVNISTMTALVVAGTGVRVVKHGNRAASSLCGTADLLEFLGIPLDLGPEQVARCVEEAGIGFCFAARFHPGMRHAGPVRREVGVPTFFNFLGPLTNPARPRAGAVGCFDLRMAPVMASVFAARGDSAIVMRGEDGLDEFSTAAPTRVWAAQGGTVREVVLDATALGVPRATLADLRGGDATYNAGVARRLLAGETGPVRDAVLVNAAAALATQGPLDGDLTEALRAGLDRAAESIDSGAAAATLDRWIETATTV
- a CDS encoding cytochrome c oxidase subunit 4; protein product: MKTEWRIFLIIAAFLLGATILYGAWTNGASGGVEWVGTVALLLSFLLCSMCGGFFWFVSRRIDLRPEDRADAEIADGAGEVGFFSPGSYWPFGLALAAAIAAMGMVFWQYWLIGAGLLAVVFSACGLLFEYYSGTRRTAEH
- the ctaC gene encoding aa3-type cytochrome oxidase subunit II codes for the protein MVARSSEVRPSAVRHSASPGVGGRRGRGAGRLAGLGLGGVALLVLLTGCDVGQTFHGFGWPQGGISPESKRMYDLWIASCIAALAVGVFVWGLIFWCVVRYRKRGNALPVQTRYNMPMEFLYTIAPILIVSVLFYYTAIVQTDVDKLSKNPDVTVEVVAFKWNWQFNYRDGQGTEARTTASTLGTSEVIPVLVLPTNRSIRFEETSRDVIHSFWVPELLFKRDVMPGKIRNVFEVSSLDAEGAYVGRCAELCGSYHAFMNFELRVVSPEKYDQFLAAKQAGKSTQDALTEIGEQPYAGTTQPFDTRRTQDNFNPDHAPARTGS